The window GTCTTTCCTTTTATTCTTGAGGGTTTTCATGGGTTTCACAGGCTTCACAGACTTGGTCCGTAAGATACATATCTTCCGGCCCAACATATCTCTAATAGGTGGTCGTCAAAGAGCGTAACTTCACAGACGTGATAGAGAACAACCAATACGTCATGGTTTAGTTCTACGCCTCGTGGTGTGGTCATTGCCAGTGTCCTGCGGCTCAAGGGAGACGGTGTCGGTTTGGCTAAAGTCGATGCGACGGAGGAGAATGAGCTGACTCATCAGTATAGCGTTCAGGGCGTCCCTACTATTATTCTCTTCTTTGTAGATGGGGAGCACAAGCCTTACACTGGAGGGAGGACAAAGTAAGTGGAACTAAAGTTCAAATCTTTAGTGTGATTAAAGCTAGTGTTACTGAAGTTAGTGTGTGTCTTACAGAAATACGTCACCGCAATTTATATTGTATGATCAGAACTGTTTCAATGGACTACAGAAAGATGAGGATAAGTAAATTTTAGTTTTGACATtcctaactttttttattttggttttaaaggCCAGCTTGTACAACTGTTTGTCCCACACTGAAACAAGGTCACACTACTAGAGAGTTCAACTTGATAGGAGAAGACCCATGTATATGATTGCATACATGATATTACGTGTAtgcgcacaccaaataacctaatgtgcacactaccacaatcgaatggtatgtcgatgtagcactttaggatcgaatccacagagaccaaatcttacactttatctttatgggatcagaatcaagctaaaacaatatgggggttttaaagtttGTGGTAACATAAAAAGCAAGTAACAGATTGGTTTTAAGTTTCAGATTAATGAGAAACTAACCTAGGGTTTAACGGGCGCTTACAATcatgagccaaacaattattcaagtttgaTTAATGGACTAGTCTAGAACTAGGAACACAATACTAGATCaacccactgtcgtggtgtTTCACCTTTCAACGATCAGCCTCAATACCTAAGCTCTCGCTTGGATCAAGGCGTGATGATGAACATTAAGATCAAGTCCAATCggttcacaaaacaccctaatatctactttcgctgattagggatgctatgctcattcataacagatctagcaacctattacacgGTTAATGAATAGGTTAAACCTAGGATCTAACAATAACTGGTCAGTTTAATGCAAGCAATAAGAGcagttatgaatgaagacaatcaatggatacttatctatgtttagctcacgatctaacaccctaacaccctaggctagctagatcgactactcagacatggacaaagaaatcacagagatcaattctgaataaaacttcatgtaaataaaagagatagaaagagggttcaggataatcttctctatggtgagagagatggagccttctccctttacaatccaaaagcacaaaagtctccaatggttttcttctgtctagaatagcgtagaatcataaagagaaacagaaaatatgatatatcaaagccacaggcggctgggagagaaaatagggataattagggcaaatcccgtaatgacttgtagtttccttaaaaatctctgccgctggaacactcactcggaacagtcactcgggttgctctgctatccggaacagtcatcaagactgttctgcgtgaaaaccaccaaattgcattgttttctgcctcttttgttccagctggtccatctcccatccaatgcaactccagacctgtaatgactccaaaaggactaggaagactcgataaagacttgaaaaccaatttaaaagcatatatacaagatgtataaaacaccatatatcaattcctccaaacttagatccttgtttgtcctcaaacaatgtcaagtatcaagaacagggagaaaggtttgaaagtgtgggaactctcctattctcagcaaccatactttaaccacgaatctctaaaccatacaagcagtaaaactaggacaacacacccttactggaaccccactgactgctgttcaaaaatcggctccatactcttcatctcaaacctgaaaaagcaacactatcgagacagaactccctacattcatttaagagtagtgtgagcttctcatcacaggcatcattcagggtagacggtctaggtgtggaacagactatttaatggtggagttaaaagtgtttaggggctaccatttcattgaagaggatgctggatatcacacaaaatggcaagagaggatagatccattgatgtccacagcctttactcgtttttgctctatctggtgcgactgttctgatgacggaacatgcaactgattgttctgcttTCCACTTCCTCTACACATTCTTCAATACTTGGTACCAACTTCTTGCTCGACCTTTCCAgtggctccatgtttcttttctttcttccccttctcttttttttttttttttttttttttttttttttttttttttttttaaagactgatatggtgatgtgacgaagaaggaggtactacatgatcgttctgagtgccactggtggttctgattccgcgaccattctggttctccacccctgctcttgCGCAGTTCATTGGTTATGGAGCGGTTGCTCCCTTAATCTGTTTGTTCTCTTTTCTGACATaatttctgcagcagtaacgagtaggaggctgcgttgatcctttcctctccgacctttttgcacatatctgcacatatgacactgaaaaacaaatgcatgaaggtggaataaaggctaaggtgtaaggtgggaactagctaaagatgagctagccactcaggatcagcaagatggataaaaaggataagaaatcctgagtgtgttctcgtttccctgatctaatgcccataacaagaagaatttcagtcaagattaggttcaagtaaggtggagttaagtctacccagtgtaacctgatcggctgagaacttctggagaatcaagtgagatatgtcagggtgttccaggtccacatgtgtgtctttcgccactgctaaggtcactgaataagataactaaagcacgaggtggtcagtgatcaacacagaataaggtcctaattcccacaaagttttgactgactcaataaaaacagactcaaattgacccaaaagaaaaacaaaagaaagaaacgagttagtaaacgacgaaaaccctcccccagacttacttcacaacgtccctggtgtgaaaataaatcagagagaaggagaaaacaagaataatttttttttttttttttttttttcgagatACTTACCTGGCGCGGAGCAGCCTGACAGAGCAAGACGCGGTTGCTCCGGTAAAGGATGCTCTGGAATGAGAGCAGCCAACTGCTTGCTCCAGTCAAGGGTCTCGGATTTTCTGATTTATGACCTGAGACtcaacaaactaaaaacaaaaataagtaaaaagaaaatcctaatgttaatgacactcaccagtgggttgcctcccaccaagcgcttggtttaagtcactagcttgacttggtgactgggatcagtcgggttgagcaagagggcttgttccaaaacaagctccacaGTCAGACATGTTCATCTTCAGAACTCTGCTCAACAACCCTTTCACAGCATCTTCTCCTTTCTccttcagctcatgtgtgagaatggctctgactttagagaacggtttggaggtacccttgcactttacctcatactcaatggagttctcatcacacttgagaGGTTTCAAAGTCATTGTAGGATCTCCCTTGACCCTTTTCTTCTGGATTTTCTGTTTCACCCTTGAATTCCCTCTGATTTTAGTAGGATCAGTGCATGGATCTTCATCAGATAACAGCctgctctcacccttatcatcatgctccttctctggaacaaccttcagcttttctacatcaaacactgagatgcgagaggcgtgtgatgaggaagatctggtgggtacagccttgtagaaaactttcttgttgatgttggagaagtagactctcttgttgggcatatcgatggttgctccaacagtagccatgaatgtccttccaaatatcaaaggcatctcatgatccttgttcatctcaacaacttgaaactcagcaggaacaatgcattcccctacttgaacatgaaggctgcggatggttccatatgggactgctctggaagagtttgcaaaggtCAGGGTCAGCTGAGAACGCTCAACATCAGTAATACCCAAATCGTCTACAATAACCTTTGAGATgagattcacacaagaaccagagtcacaaaGAGCGTCCTTGAAGGTCGTTCctgcgatggaacatgggaaaacaaactttccaggatcatcaaccttaggcaatacCTTCAGTACTGGCGTAGACAGTGCTCTAGTATATAGGACCTTGATCTCTtcttgagtctctctacagtttataaagaactggagcaatggacgaatctgcagagcatcttcgaatgcaagttctttaggaagctttctcaccatcttgttaaaacctatcagttgctcttcactaatgggatccatcagatgtctaggtggaattggatagggAACCTTGGGAACATAGACTCGAGATGGTGGAGTCTCAGCAGGTTCGCTAGGAGCAGTCACTCCAGAGCTAGCAGACTGCTCTGCTCTCTCTTCTGCGCCTGGAGCAGTCTCAGCAAACGGCTGCTCTATTGCATTACAGTGCTCAGTCCtaggatttttatcagttcttccaggaagcgtctcttgttgcctcttgacactctcatctgtttgagcaagctgaacatcgatctttcttatgtggatcgcaagattgtcatacttgttattcagctcagtgaacatgttgcccatcctgGTATCCATTTCTgtggttacctgattcaacgtcttggcctgaacctgctgaccctgcaacaattgttgcatcatcatacccagaccCTTCAGCTCATCTGGTTGACTGTTCCCGTTAGCTGGAACAGCTTGCTgattgctctgcggttgtcgCTTGTTCTGGTTCTGAATATGCCCAGCCGTAGCTTGCTCCATGCTGAAGACGTGCccttggttgtttttcagtagctgATCAACCTTGGCAATCAGCTCATCTATTTTCTGGGCGTCAGAACTGTTCCCTTTGgagcaatcactctcctctttcttattagctgagctagcagccatgttctcaatcagcttaaacgctccagcagtggtttgagtcatgaaATCTCCATTGCTTGCAGAGTTTAGAGCACCTTGGTATTTCCAGTCcactccatcatagaaaatgtccaggagataatcatcatcaaatccatggtgaggacattctctGCGATAGTCATTGAAGCGCTCCCATGTGTCGCAGAAAGGCTCATCAGTGAGCTGTCTGAAGGAGGTGATCTTATTCCTCAATGCAGATGTTCTCGCCTTAgagtagaaatggctgaggaacgctaatcggacctgttcccatgaagtaagagagccggtagggagagagttcaaccaccgtgcagcttttccatcaagagagaatgggaataacATGCACGTGATGTAGTCTGGTGGAACACCGTTCACGCGAGTGAAACTACAGACTTTttcgaagctctcaatatgctccattggaatttctgtagagagaccagagaacacctttctctgtactagaccgatcaaagcaggcttgatttcgaagtcctgcctggtgcagagtggaggaacaatggcagagcgcgtagtagggatgttacgcggaaggtttctctgcccgattggaacagtctgcgcctgttgttcctgctgcgcgagagcagcctgttcagcagcatcctgctgagcttggatggtctgctgcatttgttgcatctgctgctgcatgagtgccatagccgcagcgagatcatcctgattggcgtgatcacccatagtggtgtcagtttgccttggctgttgacgatttgttctttctaaccttgctagctcctggttggtaaatgtaactaactctccttgtgcgtttctccgagtatgtctactggtcatgcacctggaacattagctgcaacaaaaggataaggcaagttagaggtcttagactaaataaataaccgaaaaataaaggtaaaaagatggtccccggcaacggcgccaatttgatattacgtgtatacgcacaccaaataacctaatgtgcacactaccacaatcgaatggtatgtcgatgtagcactttaggatcgaatccacagagaccaaatcttacactttatctttatgggatcagaatcaagctaaaacaatatgggggttttaaagtttGTGGTAACGTAAAAAGCAAGTAACAGATTGGTTTTAAGTTTCAGATTAATGAGAAACTAACCTAGGGTTTAACGGGCGCTTACAATcatgagccaaacaattattcaagtttgaTTAATGGACTAGTCTAGAACTAGGAACACAATACTAGATCaacccactgtcgtggtgtTTCACCTTTCAACGATCAGCCTCAATACTTAAGCTCTCGCTTGGATCAAGGCGTGATGATGAACATTAAGATCAAGTCCAATCggttcacaaaacaccctaatatctactttcgctgattagggatgctatgctcattcataacagatctagcaacctattacacgGTTAATGAATAGGTTAAACCTAGGATCTAACAATAACTGGCCAGTTTAATGCAAGCAATAAGAGcagttatgaatgaagacaatcaatggatacttatctatgtttagctcacgatctaacaccctaacaccctaggctagctagatcgactactcagacatggacaaagaaatcacagagatcaattctgaataaaacttcatgtaaataaaagagatagaaagagggttcaggataatcttctctatggtgagagagatggagccttctccctttacaatccaaaagcacaaaagtctccaatggttttcttctgtctagaatagcgtagaatcataaagagaaacagaaaatatgatatatcaaagccacaggcggctgggagagaaaatatggataattagggcaaatcccgtaatgacttgtagtttccttaaaaatctctgccgctggaacactcactcggaacagtcactcgggttgctctgctatccggaacagtcatcaagactgttctgcgtgaaaaccaccaaattgcattgttttctgcctcttttgttccagctggtccatctcccatccaatgcaactccagacctgtaatgactccaaaaggactaggaagactcgataaagacttgaaaactaatttaaaagcatatatacaagatgtataaaacaccatatatcaatacATTGAGTAGAACTAGAGGAACTGATCTCAAGGGAAAGAGACTACAGTATATAAAAAATCCCAAAGCTCAAATCAGTCACATTAATATTCCTAACgctctttttttgtttcattaataGTTACATTTCCTCTTCGGTGAAGTTGCCAAAACTTGTGCAATTAGTCAAAAGTCAACCcttaaaagaaatataattaaCTTTACGTAGGCGTCAACATTAATTTAAAGTGGTTACTTGCCTTGCATTTCTTATTATTGACTCTAATTATTATATTCCTTTATTTTCATGCGCTTCTTCTCCCTATTAAATATTTGTCCCTCCATTAGCCAAATAATCCAATATTACTATTTGTAAATCCCCTAAGCGTTGACTGTTAGGTGCCAACTCATTTCTCAAGTGTCACTCATACGAAACTTTAAGTAGAAACTGAACAATATGACTTCTTGATCTCTGTTTTCTATACACTTCTGCATAccctatatattatatatatcttcgagagagagagagagagagagagagagagagagagagagagagagagagagacgagggAGGTTGAACCTTCGAGATGATGAAGATCAGTTTCATAATCATAGTTCTGTTAACGGTAGGAATAGTATCCGGTAAGATATCAACTAAAAAAGTTTCACCAGCTCCATCTCCATCTCCGTATTCGTATGCACCTCAATCAGAAACCAGAATGTCTCCATCTCCTTCACCATCGGCCTCTCCAACAACGATGCCTCCCGGTTACATTCACGGGCCACCGTCTCTGTCACCGGAAGAAAGTGATCTCAAATACAAAGACGGTAGTGGAACAGAGAGGGAAAGTTCCTCAGGAGGCGGAAAGAAGGCTGGAATCGCGGTTGGAGCGATTGCAGCAGCGAGTATGGTTGGCGTCGCAGGGTACGTGTTGAAGAAACGGCGAGAGAACATTCGTCGATCACGATATGAATACGCCGCCACTGAGATATTCTGAAGAGACAGAAATTTGGTCATGGATGTGGTGTGTCGTTTCCTACGTTTTGAGTTAATGTACAATTTAATCAGCTTTTGTCCTAACAACGGTGGTTAAAATATGCGGCTCCTAGAGACATGACTCTTTATTATAGTCtctagcttcttctttttttggcaTCAATTATAGTCTCTAGCTATGCTATGGAACATGTCATGTCCATGAAAGATGTTGTAAAACTGGTAGAAATCATCAATGTTCAAGATTATctatactccatccgtttcagaaaattaaatgtttaagaaaaaaattcatttaaaatagttttttgttgttgtgtgtttctatacatttttattagataatacaatagtatttttttttgagaaagagatctagataatataataaattacagatttaaaataaaattagtattataaattatagatttaaaatagtaattgtatttttaaaattatattggtttaaaaatatttgaagttacacaatcttataaaataatgtattaataattaaaatttaatatatattttaatataatttgcaTTGATTTGTATGCATGCACGTTAGCGGTTCTTGAAACTTTCATATAATCAAAGTTACTCCTCTACCACCCATCCTTTCTTATCCTCACCAAGTTTAGATGTAAGAAACGAAAGCCAATTCTATTTCAAGGAGatctattttcttttattgCCACATTAACCATACATTATCTTcactatatttaaaaataagtaataaaaaatTACTATATTTAAAGCTAATCTTATGTATAAAAACCCCAAAGACCGCTCGTAGTTTTTCCaagcacaaaacatcaagtTGAATATCttgtattattaaaaataaataaaacaaactgcaaaaaaaaatggcCTCATCAAGATTTCAACTTGTTGCCCTTCTTGTCATCTTCTCTCTCGTTATTACTGCCCAATCTAATTTAACAGGTTACCACTcatcttatttattttacattcgtagatatttctttttttttgctttaaatgatatttctttttgtttctacTAAACTTGTAAATacgtcatcatcatcacaaaCCTAATTCAAGTTTCTTGAATTTTTGCAGAAAAGGAAGAAATGGACGGACCATGCCGCTTGAGAGGAACATGCGATGAGGACAGCGACTGCGACACCCATTGCCACCGAAGCACCGACGCTGTAAAAATGGACGGCCACTGTCTCTTCGACAGACCCACCCCCGTATGCTGTTGCCTCTTTGATTAAATCGATCCTTTTTTATTCTTCAAGTCTCCATGCATGTTttaagcaaaaaataaaaaaagtttccaTGCATGCATGATCAATATATTCCTGATTAAATTAATGacgtaaacatatatataaatgtttacgTCCTAATTACTTGAAGAATAGAAGAAGTGATCTTGTGTTTcttatattttgatttcttgTTTATCATATGGGACATTTATATGTTGTAAGAGAATGGCTATTTATGAACAATTATACATACTAGATcgttttccgcgctacgcgcggataattgctttaatttttataattaattttgttgtgtgaatataaaatattacaaaagattTTATGGTATATAAACTATGTAGTATGTAAGGTATATAATATATGAGGGGAAACATACTGTGATTTTTGTTGTTTGAATGTTGCATATAATTTTTTCTCATTATTTtgtaatgaatttttttattagtttaccAAACTACCAAAATTGTATTTAGATAGAATATAAAGACAGCTCAGATGATGTCGGAAAGTTTTTCATAGTTGTGTTTCCTCGATTATTTTTTATGAGTGTAGATGGGAAATGTAGCTCTAACTCATGTATTGACTTGACTCTTATTTCCTTAGAGTTTGACAAAGAAAAGTGATACTGGCAATACTTTTGATCGATTTCTAGTTTTGAAGCgtattttgttttggttttcttGATGAACTTCTTTAATTGGATGAAGCTGAAATTTCAACACTATCTTTTTGTACTGAGTTGTTTTTATGGTGATGTTAGTTATGTCGTGAAATAAAATTGTGTTACTGGTGTTTAAGCAACTAATAATGTTTCCAAAAATTGATAagaaaaatagttataaatcaTCTAGCATAATaagtattgtttattttttttaataaaattttgggttaATGATTGTTATCACAACGACAtgatattttgattaattttcatTATAAACTCATAAATGTGTATAACTATATGTgtgttatttttatatgtttcgACTCTATTTGTAAGGTTATATATGGTTTAGCAGCAATTAAACAATGCTTATATGATTAATTCACTTAAATTTGGGTATTTTCAATGTAACATATTATTCAGGCTAAATAATCTAtataataacttaattaaatgatattcaaacaggttttaaaattttcaactcTTATGAGTTTTAACCTTGTAGTCCATATTATTTCGACTATTATCAACAGTTTTCATTTCAcaccataaattaataattctttttagagaattttattGGCAGtggatgtttttatttttatttgttgtgatgaactaatatatttttttcaaaatatttacttGTTAGACAACTAtattatcattattttatttttgtgacattAAAACAAACatgtattattaattatgtaagatgatacatatttgaaaattttaattttgtatagtCTTACATGTAAATATACgatgaattaaataattattaatgatataaaatattatgtatcttaagattttattttttatataattttgcatgttaatatatattatattgaattatattggtttgaacatttttttgtttgaaaatagACTATCTCCAACATTATATATATCAGCgatacttatatattttttgtattgttgTTACTTAAATGATCTGTATTAATATGTGGATGCGGTCTTAGCCTAAATTACATGTCACTCGGACGTACCATTAGATTTAAAACTTtgtaaatttcataattttttcagTATGAGGCTAAACAAATATGGTGTTCTCTTCTAGAATTTTACTTAAGATAAACAATGTGGTTATGGTTTATCCAGTTTACTGGGCTAGAGATTTTGTACATTTTTATGATGtatttaaaacatattaatGGTGTAAAAAATTTTAGATTAATTCTAGAGAGATCTAAAGTGGTAAATAATTTGGAGATGTCGTTTTGTTTTAACATAGATAAAATTACCCATTATGCACATTGGGAAGGATCATTGCTACGTACataccacacaaaaaaaatgtcTAATTGAAAAAATGAGCAACTAAATTGTCATTAAGTAGATAACATGGGGACAGAGGGTTTAACAGGGAAAATACTTGAGAACTCTAACAATAATGGAAGAAGAAGGTTAATAAGTCATGCCACTTAACCAAGCTGGATCAACGTACTTTACTACTACGATGACAACACTGGCACTCTCACGCCTCATAAGTGTtgttttggagaaaaaaatcaataagaAAAGATAATTCCCAAGtcacagttaaaaaaaaaagagagagcgGTAGATCTTCTCCACAATTGGCTTCCCTAGTtccaagttctttttaattGCTTACCAGACAAAACATCAAACACATATATGAAAGAGATAGACTGGGCGTGAGTAGATGGCATCTCGGGATCAGTACGCGAGGTTGTAGCAGGCCTTGCTTGGTTAAGTATACGCTTCAGCACCACTGAAAGAGCCGAATTCGAAACGGATCCAATGATTCCCCACAAGGCAGTACCATCACGCCGCAGAAGAATGATGGAAGCAAACAGAATAGACACAACCCATTTGCTCTGTCTCAATAAGAAACATATGCATAACACGAAATGAATATACTTAAAAAgaggcatttcatcgaacatgTTGCGTGCATCAAGGAGATCCCTTTTACTAACCAGAGTATTAACGATGGCTTCAATCCCACGACCGGTTACCATCTCGTACCGGATCTCTGGATCTCTGGAGACCCATTGATGGAAGCTTCTTGCTCGACCGACCCAGATTGTTCGCTTTCGTCTCTGCGAGCAAATTTTTTGACTAAAACGGCCATAGATCTAGCGCG of the Brassica rapa cultivar Chiifu-401-42 chromosome A03, CAAS_Brap_v3.01, whole genome shotgun sequence genome contains:
- the LOC103856551 gene encoding uncharacterized protein LOC103856551, producing MSPSPSPSASPTTMPPGYIHGPPSLSPEESDLKYKDGSGTERESSSGGGKKAGIAVGAIAAASMVGVAGYVLKKRRENIRRSRYEYAATEIF
- the LOC103856552 gene encoding putative defensin-like protein 274, which encodes MASSRFQLVALLVIFSLVITAQSNLTEKEEMDGPCRLRGTCDEDSDCDTHCHRSTDAVKMDGHCLFDRPTPVCCCLFD